Proteins encoded in a region of the Zea mays cultivar B73 chromosome 2, Zm-B73-REFERENCE-NAM-5.0, whole genome shotgun sequence genome:
- the LOC100381458 gene encoding uncharacterized protein LOC100381458 encodes MRNNSRLQQLGIPALVSMCGNINSISRNKKPNNRDNEDSESEYDPSHDDSIEGDLFDHDDHNKKGSKDTNRRTIHMAPGGIKPRTKRVYAEQHTTRNTRSKKSIAQPDTSLTRSDIYVPPPSLSHLTQVGEVARSIENHRKTSVEANGPTQVDNTHMANRDGFDQFDDNMTNQGEGITQPGGKGDGVNQHRERGLNMGLGLQRMNRARRGKLPIVITEGRIRPVAPIVAAKFATECNIAVRNHVLVLKSWKEYEKHPGLFKLFTAKLSAKFDINTEDALVKNACFQMMRNALRQQRYKLKKQYFDPFPLHLVRKTSPIKSTSDEQWNDLVEHWKGPKNMATCEHNKGNRGKVKFHQTTGSRSYMVHVENLGDKYMDQEPDALDLFKECHYSKKKQGYTSTVQLAITQMEDKRSTPGEGEQPMSTTQVVADVLAENTKKNRFLQNVGIQNARPRSSVQNIEAQLEVERKANAELQSLVSIQRERMDVLLKQVHEAELVRIREQEEMKKKQDAMDAQLELMLSQIQPS; translated from the exons ATGAGGAACAATTCGAGGTTGCAACAACTTGGAATTCCTGCTTTAGTCAGCATGTGTGGGAACATAAATTCCATCTCTAGGAACAAAAAGCCAAATAACAGGGATAATGAAGATTCTGAATCTGAGTATGATCCTTCACATGACGATTCTATTGAAGGGGATTTGTTTGACCATGATGATCATAATAAG AAGGGCTCAAAGGACACTAACAGAAGAACTATTCACATGGCTCCTGGTGGAATCAAGCCTCGAACTAAGAGAGTTTATGCAGAGCAACATACTACTAGAAATACAAGGTCAAAGAAAAGCATTGCTCAGCCTGACACAAGTCTAACACGAAGTGACATCTATGTGCCACCACCCTCGCTATCTCATTTGACCCAAGTTGGAGAAGTTGCTCGTAGCATTGAAAACCATAGAAAGACTAGTGTTGAAG CTAATGGCCCTACCCAGGTTGACAACACCCACATGGCCAATCGAG ATGGCTTTGACCAATTTGATGACAACATGACCAACCAAGGGGAAGGCATTACCCAGCCTGGTGGAAAAGGTGATG GAGTAAATCAGCATAGAGAAAGGGGACTTAATATGGGACTTGGTCTCCAAAGGATGAACCGAGCTCGGCGTGGCAAACTGCCAATTGTCATTACTGAAGGAAGGATAAGGCCTGTGGCACCAATTGTTGCTGCAAAGTTTGCAACTGAGTGCAACATTGCAGTTCGGAATCATGTGCTTGTGCTTAAGTCATGGAAGGAATACGAGAAGCATCCTGGGCTCTTTAAATTGTTTACAGCAAAACTTAGT GCAAAGTTTGATATCAATACAGAAGATGCGCTAGTTAAAAATGCTTGTTTCCAAATGATGAGGAATGCACTGCGCCAACAACGATATAAGCTGAAGAAACAATATTTTGACCCTTTTCCGCTACATCTAGTGAGGAAAACATCTCCTATCAAATCGACAAGTGATGAACAATGGAATGACCTTGTGGAACATTGGAAAGGTCCAAAAAATATG GCGACATGTGAACATAACAAAGGCAACCGAGGCAAAGTTAAGTTCCATCAAACAACTGGATCTCGTAGCTATATGGTTCATGTAGAAAATTTG GGGGACAAGTACATGGATCAAGAACCTGATGCATTGGATCTGTTCAAGGAGTGCCACTACAGTAAGAAAAAGCAAGGCTACACTTCCACTGTACAACTGGCTATT ACTCAAATGGAAGACAAGCGATCTACACCAGGAGAAGGTGAACAACCAATGTCTACGACTCAGGTTGTAGCTGATGTGCTTGCTGAGAACACAAAGAAGAATCGGTTTCTTCAAAATGTGGGAATCCAAAATGCACGACCTAGATCTAGTGTACAAAATATTGAAGCACAACTTGAAGTAGAGAGGAAGGCAAATGCAGAGCTTCAATCACTTGTCAGCATCCAACGTGAGCGCATGGATGTATTATTAAAGCAAGTGCATGAAGCAGAACTGGTAAGGATTAGAGAGCAAGAAGAGATGAAGAAGAAGCAAGATGCCATGGATGCTCAACTTGAGCTTATGCTAAGTCAGATTCAACCAAGTTAA
- the LOC100381458 gene encoding uncharacterized protein isoform X1: MRNNSRLQQLGIPALVSMCGNINSISRNKKPNNRDNEDSESEYDPSHDDSIEGDLFDHDDHNKKGSKDTNRRTIHMAPGGIKPRTKRVYAEQHTTRNTRSKKSIAQPDTSLTRSDIYVPPPSLSHLTQVGEVARSIENHRKTSVEANGPTQVDNTHMANREDGFDQFDDNMTNQGEGITQPGGKGDGVNQHRERGLNMGLGLQRMNRARRGKLPIVITEGRIRPVAPIVAAKFATECNIAVRNHVLVLKSWKEYEKHPGLFKLFTAKLSAKFDINTEDALVKNACFQMMRNALRQQRYKLKKQYFDPFPLHLVRKTSPIKSTSDEQWNDLVEHWKGPKNMATCEHNKGNRGKVKFHQTTGSRSYMVHVENLGDKYMDQEPDALDLFKECHYSKKKQGYTSTVQLAITQMEDKRSTPGEGEQPMSTTQVVADVLAENTKKNRFLQNVGIQNARPRSSVQNIEAQLEVERKANAELQSLVSIQRERMDVLLKQVHEAELVRIREQEEMKKKQDAMDAQLELMLSQIQPS, encoded by the exons ATGAGGAACAATTCGAGGTTGCAACAACTTGGAATTCCTGCTTTAGTCAGCATGTGTGGGAACATAAATTCCATCTCTAGGAACAAAAAGCCAAATAACAGGGATAATGAAGATTCTGAATCTGAGTATGATCCTTCACATGACGATTCTATTGAAGGGGATTTGTTTGACCATGATGATCATAATAAG AAGGGCTCAAAGGACACTAACAGAAGAACTATTCACATGGCTCCTGGTGGAATCAAGCCTCGAACTAAGAGAGTTTATGCAGAGCAACATACTACTAGAAATACAAGGTCAAAGAAAAGCATTGCTCAGCCTGACACAAGTCTAACACGAAGTGACATCTATGTGCCACCACCCTCGCTATCTCATTTGACCCAAGTTGGAGAAGTTGCTCGTAGCATTGAAAACCATAGAAAGACTAGTGTTGAAG CTAATGGCCCTACCCAGGTTGACAACACCCACATGGCCAATCGAG AAGATGGCTTTGACCAATTTGATGACAACATGACCAACCAAGGGGAAGGCATTACCCAGCCTGGTGGAAAAGGTGATG GAGTAAATCAGCATAGAGAAAGGGGACTTAATATGGGACTTGGTCTCCAAAGGATGAACCGAGCTCGGCGTGGCAAACTGCCAATTGTCATTACTGAAGGAAGGATAAGGCCTGTGGCACCAATTGTTGCTGCAAAGTTTGCAACTGAGTGCAACATTGCAGTTCGGAATCATGTGCTTGTGCTTAAGTCATGGAAGGAATACGAGAAGCATCCTGGGCTCTTTAAATTGTTTACAGCAAAACTTAGT GCAAAGTTTGATATCAATACAGAAGATGCGCTAGTTAAAAATGCTTGTTTCCAAATGATGAGGAATGCACTGCGCCAACAACGATATAAGCTGAAGAAACAATATTTTGACCCTTTTCCGCTACATCTAGTGAGGAAAACATCTCCTATCAAATCGACAAGTGATGAACAATGGAATGACCTTGTGGAACATTGGAAAGGTCCAAAAAATATG GCGACATGTGAACATAACAAAGGCAACCGAGGCAAAGTTAAGTTCCATCAAACAACTGGATCTCGTAGCTATATGGTTCATGTAGAAAATTTG GGGGACAAGTACATGGATCAAGAACCTGATGCATTGGATCTGTTCAAGGAGTGCCACTACAGTAAGAAAAAGCAAGGCTACACTTCCACTGTACAACTGGCTATT ACTCAAATGGAAGACAAGCGATCTACACCAGGAGAAGGTGAACAACCAATGTCTACGACTCAGGTTGTAGCTGATGTGCTTGCTGAGAACACAAAGAAGAATCGGTTTCTTCAAAATGTGGGAATCCAAAATGCACGACCTAGATCTAGTGTACAAAATATTGAAGCACAACTTGAAGTAGAGAGGAAGGCAAATGCAGAGCTTCAATCACTTGTCAGCATCCAACGTGAGCGCATGGATGTATTATTAAAGCAAGTGCATGAAGCAGAACTGGTAAGGATTAGAGAGCAAGAAGAGATGAAGAAGAAGCAAGATGCCATGGATGCTCAACTTGAGCTTATGCTAAGTCAGATTCAACCAAGTTAA
- the LOC100381458 gene encoding uncharacterized protein isoform X6: MRNNSRLQQLGIPALVSMCGNINSISRNKKPNNRDNEDSESEYDPSHDDSIEGDLFDHDDHNKKGSKDTNRRTIHMAPGGIKPRTKRVYAEQHTTRNTRSKKSIAQPDTSLTRSDIYVPPPSLSHLTQVGEVARSIENHRKTSVEANGPTQVDNTHMANRDGFDQFDDNMTNQGEGITQPGGKGVNQHRERGLNMGLGLQRMNRARRGKLPIVITEGRIRPVAPIVAAKFATECNIAVRNHVLVLKSWKEYEKHPGLFKLFTAKLSAKFDINTEDALVKNACFQMMRNALRQQRYKLKKQYFDPFPLHLVRKTSPIKSTSDEQWNDLVEHWKGPKNMATCEHNKGNRGKVKFHQTTGSRSYMVHVENLGDKYMDQEPDALDLFKECHYSKKKQGYTSTVQLAITQMEDKRSTPGEGEQPMSTTQVVADVLAENTKKNRFLQNVGIQNARPRSSVQNIEAQLEVERKANAELQSLVSIQRERMDVLLKQVHEAELVRIREQEEMKKKQDAMDAQLELMLSQIQPS, translated from the exons ATGAGGAACAATTCGAGGTTGCAACAACTTGGAATTCCTGCTTTAGTCAGCATGTGTGGGAACATAAATTCCATCTCTAGGAACAAAAAGCCAAATAACAGGGATAATGAAGATTCTGAATCTGAGTATGATCCTTCACATGACGATTCTATTGAAGGGGATTTGTTTGACCATGATGATCATAATAAG AAGGGCTCAAAGGACACTAACAGAAGAACTATTCACATGGCTCCTGGTGGAATCAAGCCTCGAACTAAGAGAGTTTATGCAGAGCAACATACTACTAGAAATACAAGGTCAAAGAAAAGCATTGCTCAGCCTGACACAAGTCTAACACGAAGTGACATCTATGTGCCACCACCCTCGCTATCTCATTTGACCCAAGTTGGAGAAGTTGCTCGTAGCATTGAAAACCATAGAAAGACTAGTGTTGAAG CTAATGGCCCTACCCAGGTTGACAACACCCACATGGCCAATCGAG ATGGCTTTGACCAATTTGATGACAACATGACCAACCAAGGGGAAGGCATTACCCAGCCTGGTGGAAAAG GAGTAAATCAGCATAGAGAAAGGGGACTTAATATGGGACTTGGTCTCCAAAGGATGAACCGAGCTCGGCGTGGCAAACTGCCAATTGTCATTACTGAAGGAAGGATAAGGCCTGTGGCACCAATTGTTGCTGCAAAGTTTGCAACTGAGTGCAACATTGCAGTTCGGAATCATGTGCTTGTGCTTAAGTCATGGAAGGAATACGAGAAGCATCCTGGGCTCTTTAAATTGTTTACAGCAAAACTTAGT GCAAAGTTTGATATCAATACAGAAGATGCGCTAGTTAAAAATGCTTGTTTCCAAATGATGAGGAATGCACTGCGCCAACAACGATATAAGCTGAAGAAACAATATTTTGACCCTTTTCCGCTACATCTAGTGAGGAAAACATCTCCTATCAAATCGACAAGTGATGAACAATGGAATGACCTTGTGGAACATTGGAAAGGTCCAAAAAATATG GCGACATGTGAACATAACAAAGGCAACCGAGGCAAAGTTAAGTTCCATCAAACAACTGGATCTCGTAGCTATATGGTTCATGTAGAAAATTTG GGGGACAAGTACATGGATCAAGAACCTGATGCATTGGATCTGTTCAAGGAGTGCCACTACAGTAAGAAAAAGCAAGGCTACACTTCCACTGTACAACTGGCTATT ACTCAAATGGAAGACAAGCGATCTACACCAGGAGAAGGTGAACAACCAATGTCTACGACTCAGGTTGTAGCTGATGTGCTTGCTGAGAACACAAAGAAGAATCGGTTTCTTCAAAATGTGGGAATCCAAAATGCACGACCTAGATCTAGTGTACAAAATATTGAAGCACAACTTGAAGTAGAGAGGAAGGCAAATGCAGAGCTTCAATCACTTGTCAGCATCCAACGTGAGCGCATGGATGTATTATTAAAGCAAGTGCATGAAGCAGAACTGGTAAGGATTAGAGAGCAAGAAGAGATGAAGAAGAAGCAAGATGCCATGGATGCTCAACTTGAGCTTATGCTAAGTCAGATTCAACCAAGTTAA
- the LOC100381458 gene encoding uncharacterized protein isoform X3 — translation MRNNSRLQQLGIPALVSMCGNINSISRNKKPNNRDNEDSESEYDPSHDDSIEGDLFDHDDHNKKGSKDTNRRTIHMAPGGIKPRTKRVYAEQHTTRNTRSKKSIAQPDTSLTRSDIYVPPPSLSHLTQVGEVARSIENHRKTSVEANGPTQVDNTHMANREDGFDQFDDNMTNQGEGITQPGGKGVNQHRERGLNMGLGLQRMNRARRGKLPIVITEGRIRPVAPIVAAKFATECNIAVRNHVLVLKSWKEYEKHPGLFKLFTAKLSAKFDINTEDALVKNACFQMMRNALRQQRYKLKKQYFDPFPLHLVRKTSPIKSTSDEQWNDLVEHWKGPKNMATCEHNKGNRGKVKFHQTTGSRSYMVHVENLGDKYMDQEPDALDLFKECHYSKKKQGYTSTVQLAITQMEDKRSTPGEGEQPMSTTQVVADVLAENTKKNRFLQNVGIQNARPRSSVQNIEAQLEVERKANAELQSLVSIQRERMDVLLKQVHEAELVRIREQEEMKKKQDAMDAQLELMLSQIQPS, via the exons ATGAGGAACAATTCGAGGTTGCAACAACTTGGAATTCCTGCTTTAGTCAGCATGTGTGGGAACATAAATTCCATCTCTAGGAACAAAAAGCCAAATAACAGGGATAATGAAGATTCTGAATCTGAGTATGATCCTTCACATGACGATTCTATTGAAGGGGATTTGTTTGACCATGATGATCATAATAAG AAGGGCTCAAAGGACACTAACAGAAGAACTATTCACATGGCTCCTGGTGGAATCAAGCCTCGAACTAAGAGAGTTTATGCAGAGCAACATACTACTAGAAATACAAGGTCAAAGAAAAGCATTGCTCAGCCTGACACAAGTCTAACACGAAGTGACATCTATGTGCCACCACCCTCGCTATCTCATTTGACCCAAGTTGGAGAAGTTGCTCGTAGCATTGAAAACCATAGAAAGACTAGTGTTGAAG CTAATGGCCCTACCCAGGTTGACAACACCCACATGGCCAATCGAG AAGATGGCTTTGACCAATTTGATGACAACATGACCAACCAAGGGGAAGGCATTACCCAGCCTGGTGGAAAAG GAGTAAATCAGCATAGAGAAAGGGGACTTAATATGGGACTTGGTCTCCAAAGGATGAACCGAGCTCGGCGTGGCAAACTGCCAATTGTCATTACTGAAGGAAGGATAAGGCCTGTGGCACCAATTGTTGCTGCAAAGTTTGCAACTGAGTGCAACATTGCAGTTCGGAATCATGTGCTTGTGCTTAAGTCATGGAAGGAATACGAGAAGCATCCTGGGCTCTTTAAATTGTTTACAGCAAAACTTAGT GCAAAGTTTGATATCAATACAGAAGATGCGCTAGTTAAAAATGCTTGTTTCCAAATGATGAGGAATGCACTGCGCCAACAACGATATAAGCTGAAGAAACAATATTTTGACCCTTTTCCGCTACATCTAGTGAGGAAAACATCTCCTATCAAATCGACAAGTGATGAACAATGGAATGACCTTGTGGAACATTGGAAAGGTCCAAAAAATATG GCGACATGTGAACATAACAAAGGCAACCGAGGCAAAGTTAAGTTCCATCAAACAACTGGATCTCGTAGCTATATGGTTCATGTAGAAAATTTG GGGGACAAGTACATGGATCAAGAACCTGATGCATTGGATCTGTTCAAGGAGTGCCACTACAGTAAGAAAAAGCAAGGCTACACTTCCACTGTACAACTGGCTATT ACTCAAATGGAAGACAAGCGATCTACACCAGGAGAAGGTGAACAACCAATGTCTACGACTCAGGTTGTAGCTGATGTGCTTGCTGAGAACACAAAGAAGAATCGGTTTCTTCAAAATGTGGGAATCCAAAATGCACGACCTAGATCTAGTGTACAAAATATTGAAGCACAACTTGAAGTAGAGAGGAAGGCAAATGCAGAGCTTCAATCACTTGTCAGCATCCAACGTGAGCGCATGGATGTATTATTAAAGCAAGTGCATGAAGCAGAACTGGTAAGGATTAGAGAGCAAGAAGAGATGAAGAAGAAGCAAGATGCCATGGATGCTCAACTTGAGCTTATGCTAAGTCAGATTCAACCAAGTTAA
- the LOC100381458 gene encoding uncharacterized protein isoform X2, with product MRNNSRLQQLGIPALVSMCGNINSISRNKKPNNRDNEDSESEYDPSHDDSIEGDLFDHDDHNKGSKDTNRRTIHMAPGGIKPRTKRVYAEQHTTRNTRSKKSIAQPDTSLTRSDIYVPPPSLSHLTQVGEVARSIENHRKTSVEANGPTQVDNTHMANREDGFDQFDDNMTNQGEGITQPGGKGDGVNQHRERGLNMGLGLQRMNRARRGKLPIVITEGRIRPVAPIVAAKFATECNIAVRNHVLVLKSWKEYEKHPGLFKLFTAKLSAKFDINTEDALVKNACFQMMRNALRQQRYKLKKQYFDPFPLHLVRKTSPIKSTSDEQWNDLVEHWKGPKNMATCEHNKGNRGKVKFHQTTGSRSYMVHVENLGDKYMDQEPDALDLFKECHYSKKKQGYTSTVQLAITQMEDKRSTPGEGEQPMSTTQVVADVLAENTKKNRFLQNVGIQNARPRSSVQNIEAQLEVERKANAELQSLVSIQRERMDVLLKQVHEAELVRIREQEEMKKKQDAMDAQLELMLSQIQPS from the exons ATGAGGAACAATTCGAGGTTGCAACAACTTGGAATTCCTGCTTTAGTCAGCATGTGTGGGAACATAAATTCCATCTCTAGGAACAAAAAGCCAAATAACAGGGATAATGAAGATTCTGAATCTGAGTATGATCCTTCACATGACGATTCTATTGAAGGGGATTTGTTTGACCATGATGATCATAATAAG GGCTCAAAGGACACTAACAGAAGAACTATTCACATGGCTCCTGGTGGAATCAAGCCTCGAACTAAGAGAGTTTATGCAGAGCAACATACTACTAGAAATACAAGGTCAAAGAAAAGCATTGCTCAGCCTGACACAAGTCTAACACGAAGTGACATCTATGTGCCACCACCCTCGCTATCTCATTTGACCCAAGTTGGAGAAGTTGCTCGTAGCATTGAAAACCATAGAAAGACTAGTGTTGAAG CTAATGGCCCTACCCAGGTTGACAACACCCACATGGCCAATCGAG AAGATGGCTTTGACCAATTTGATGACAACATGACCAACCAAGGGGAAGGCATTACCCAGCCTGGTGGAAAAGGTGATG GAGTAAATCAGCATAGAGAAAGGGGACTTAATATGGGACTTGGTCTCCAAAGGATGAACCGAGCTCGGCGTGGCAAACTGCCAATTGTCATTACTGAAGGAAGGATAAGGCCTGTGGCACCAATTGTTGCTGCAAAGTTTGCAACTGAGTGCAACATTGCAGTTCGGAATCATGTGCTTGTGCTTAAGTCATGGAAGGAATACGAGAAGCATCCTGGGCTCTTTAAATTGTTTACAGCAAAACTTAGT GCAAAGTTTGATATCAATACAGAAGATGCGCTAGTTAAAAATGCTTGTTTCCAAATGATGAGGAATGCACTGCGCCAACAACGATATAAGCTGAAGAAACAATATTTTGACCCTTTTCCGCTACATCTAGTGAGGAAAACATCTCCTATCAAATCGACAAGTGATGAACAATGGAATGACCTTGTGGAACATTGGAAAGGTCCAAAAAATATG GCGACATGTGAACATAACAAAGGCAACCGAGGCAAAGTTAAGTTCCATCAAACAACTGGATCTCGTAGCTATATGGTTCATGTAGAAAATTTG GGGGACAAGTACATGGATCAAGAACCTGATGCATTGGATCTGTTCAAGGAGTGCCACTACAGTAAGAAAAAGCAAGGCTACACTTCCACTGTACAACTGGCTATT ACTCAAATGGAAGACAAGCGATCTACACCAGGAGAAGGTGAACAACCAATGTCTACGACTCAGGTTGTAGCTGATGTGCTTGCTGAGAACACAAAGAAGAATCGGTTTCTTCAAAATGTGGGAATCCAAAATGCACGACCTAGATCTAGTGTACAAAATATTGAAGCACAACTTGAAGTAGAGAGGAAGGCAAATGCAGAGCTTCAATCACTTGTCAGCATCCAACGTGAGCGCATGGATGTATTATTAAAGCAAGTGCATGAAGCAGAACTGGTAAGGATTAGAGAGCAAGAAGAGATGAAGAAGAAGCAAGATGCCATGGATGCTCAACTTGAGCTTATGCTAAGTCAGATTCAACCAAGTTAA
- the LOC100381458 gene encoding uncharacterized protein isoform X5 gives MRNNSRLQQLGIPALVSMCGNINSISRNKKPNNRDNEDSESEYDPSHDDSIEGDLFDHDDHNKGSKDTNRRTIHMAPGGIKPRTKRVYAEQHTTRNTRSKKSIAQPDTSLTRSDIYVPPPSLSHLTQVGEVARSIENHRKTSVEANGPTQVDNTHMANREDGFDQFDDNMTNQGEGITQPGGKGVNQHRERGLNMGLGLQRMNRARRGKLPIVITEGRIRPVAPIVAAKFATECNIAVRNHVLVLKSWKEYEKHPGLFKLFTAKLSAKFDINTEDALVKNACFQMMRNALRQQRYKLKKQYFDPFPLHLVRKTSPIKSTSDEQWNDLVEHWKGPKNMATCEHNKGNRGKVKFHQTTGSRSYMVHVENLGDKYMDQEPDALDLFKECHYSKKKQGYTSTVQLAITQMEDKRSTPGEGEQPMSTTQVVADVLAENTKKNRFLQNVGIQNARPRSSVQNIEAQLEVERKANAELQSLVSIQRERMDVLLKQVHEAELVRIREQEEMKKKQDAMDAQLELMLSQIQPS, from the exons ATGAGGAACAATTCGAGGTTGCAACAACTTGGAATTCCTGCTTTAGTCAGCATGTGTGGGAACATAAATTCCATCTCTAGGAACAAAAAGCCAAATAACAGGGATAATGAAGATTCTGAATCTGAGTATGATCCTTCACATGACGATTCTATTGAAGGGGATTTGTTTGACCATGATGATCATAATAAG GGCTCAAAGGACACTAACAGAAGAACTATTCACATGGCTCCTGGTGGAATCAAGCCTCGAACTAAGAGAGTTTATGCAGAGCAACATACTACTAGAAATACAAGGTCAAAGAAAAGCATTGCTCAGCCTGACACAAGTCTAACACGAAGTGACATCTATGTGCCACCACCCTCGCTATCTCATTTGACCCAAGTTGGAGAAGTTGCTCGTAGCATTGAAAACCATAGAAAGACTAGTGTTGAAG CTAATGGCCCTACCCAGGTTGACAACACCCACATGGCCAATCGAG AAGATGGCTTTGACCAATTTGATGACAACATGACCAACCAAGGGGAAGGCATTACCCAGCCTGGTGGAAAAG GAGTAAATCAGCATAGAGAAAGGGGACTTAATATGGGACTTGGTCTCCAAAGGATGAACCGAGCTCGGCGTGGCAAACTGCCAATTGTCATTACTGAAGGAAGGATAAGGCCTGTGGCACCAATTGTTGCTGCAAAGTTTGCAACTGAGTGCAACATTGCAGTTCGGAATCATGTGCTTGTGCTTAAGTCATGGAAGGAATACGAGAAGCATCCTGGGCTCTTTAAATTGTTTACAGCAAAACTTAGT GCAAAGTTTGATATCAATACAGAAGATGCGCTAGTTAAAAATGCTTGTTTCCAAATGATGAGGAATGCACTGCGCCAACAACGATATAAGCTGAAGAAACAATATTTTGACCCTTTTCCGCTACATCTAGTGAGGAAAACATCTCCTATCAAATCGACAAGTGATGAACAATGGAATGACCTTGTGGAACATTGGAAAGGTCCAAAAAATATG GCGACATGTGAACATAACAAAGGCAACCGAGGCAAAGTTAAGTTCCATCAAACAACTGGATCTCGTAGCTATATGGTTCATGTAGAAAATTTG GGGGACAAGTACATGGATCAAGAACCTGATGCATTGGATCTGTTCAAGGAGTGCCACTACAGTAAGAAAAAGCAAGGCTACACTTCCACTGTACAACTGGCTATT ACTCAAATGGAAGACAAGCGATCTACACCAGGAGAAGGTGAACAACCAATGTCTACGACTCAGGTTGTAGCTGATGTGCTTGCTGAGAACACAAAGAAGAATCGGTTTCTTCAAAATGTGGGAATCCAAAATGCACGACCTAGATCTAGTGTACAAAATATTGAAGCACAACTTGAAGTAGAGAGGAAGGCAAATGCAGAGCTTCAATCACTTGTCAGCATCCAACGTGAGCGCATGGATGTATTATTAAAGCAAGTGCATGAAGCAGAACTGGTAAGGATTAGAGAGCAAGAAGAGATGAAGAAGAAGCAAGATGCCATGGATGCTCAACTTGAGCTTATGCTAAGTCAGATTCAACCAAGTTAA